In one window of Maniola hyperantus chromosome 18, iAphHyp1.2, whole genome shotgun sequence DNA:
- the LOC117990859 gene encoding uncharacterized protein isoform X1 — translation MISWFRSIIILSLSLLVTARDTRVNKHVIGFPEYEENPLLANKQNRVPVYLPSTCPDNELYYPGDQTDDWICDCRPGYLFHPDSDKCWLAYQRGPCPAEQYLVLPTDSMIPVCVPNPCKTDSMVEWNGQCHLLGSNVCGNKFPAEVLWINATTISVDCVKVYVNNRFSLDADFESTTTCPPGCRRSVHNQSPSNSTNPRKVDTIDTQNSADSIVSRLSTRVKEFFSKVFNFLL, via the exons atgaTTTCCTGGTTTAGGAGTATTATAATCTTAAGTTTAAGTTTATTAGTGACTGCAAGGGACACCCGTGTAAATAAGCATGTTATAGGTTTTCCAGAATACGAAGAAAATCCTTTACTAGCTAATAAGCAG AATCGTGTGCCAGTGTACCTGCCATCCACGTGCCCGGACAACGAGCTGTATTATCCTGGAGACCAGACCGACGACTGGATCTGCGATTGTCGTCCAG GATACCTCTTTCATCCGGACTCAGACAAGTGTTGGCTAGCATACCAAAGAGGACCATGTCCAGCTGAGCAGTACTTGGTGCTACCCACCGACTCCATGATACCTGTATGCGTACCAAATCCTTGCAAAACTGACTCGATGGTCGAGTGGAATGGGCAATGTCACCTGCTCGGTTCGAACGTTTGCGGGAATAAATTCCCAGCTGAAGTTCTCTGGATCAACGCCACAACGATTAGCGTGGATTGTGTGAAAGTCTATGTAAATAATAGATTTTCGCTTGATGCGGACTTTGAATCGACCACGACTTGTCCCCCGGGATGCAGGAGGAGTGTTCACAACCAAT CCCCTTCTAACTCCACTAACCCTCGTAAGGTTGACACCATAGACACACAGAACAGTGCGGACTCTATAGTGAGCAGGCTCTCAACGCGTGTGAAAGAATTTTTCTCAAaagtatttaatttcttattatGA
- the LOC117990859 gene encoding uncharacterized protein isoform X2, whose protein sequence is MISWFRSIIILSLSLLVTARDTRVNKHVIGFPEYEENPLLANKQNRVPVYLPSTCPDNELYYPGDQTDDWICDCRPGYLFHPDSDKCWLAYQRGPCPAEQYLVLPTDSMIPVCVPNPCKTDSMVEWNGQCHLLGSNVCGNKFPAEVLWINATTISVDCVKVYVNNRFSLDADFESTTTCPPGCRRSVHNQCTPPPRV, encoded by the exons atgaTTTCCTGGTTTAGGAGTATTATAATCTTAAGTTTAAGTTTATTAGTGACTGCAAGGGACACCCGTGTAAATAAGCATGTTATAGGTTTTCCAGAATACGAAGAAAATCCTTTACTAGCTAATAAGCAG AATCGTGTGCCAGTGTACCTGCCATCCACGTGCCCGGACAACGAGCTGTATTATCCTGGAGACCAGACCGACGACTGGATCTGCGATTGTCGTCCAG GATACCTCTTTCATCCGGACTCAGACAAGTGTTGGCTAGCATACCAAAGAGGACCATGTCCAGCTGAGCAGTACTTGGTGCTACCCACCGACTCCATGATACCTGTATGCGTACCAAATCCTTGCAAAACTGACTCGATGGTCGAGTGGAATGGGCAATGTCACCTGCTCGGTTCGAACGTTTGCGGGAATAAATTCCCAGCTGAAGTTCTCTGGATCAACGCCACAACGATTAGCGTGGATTGTGTGAAAGTCTATGTAAATAATAGATTTTCGCTTGATGCGGACTTTGAATCGACCACGACTTGTCCCCCGGGATGCAGGAGGAGTGTTCACAACCAATGTACGCCGCCACCGAGAGTATAA